The proteins below come from a single Drosophila kikkawai strain 14028-0561.14 chromosome 3R, DkikHiC1v2, whole genome shotgun sequence genomic window:
- the EMC1 gene encoding ER membrane protein complex subunit 1 isoform X1 has product MQAKGMLAGLSALLLLSTCSALYEDQIKKFDWRGVNVGALRQSRVDLNHFQPRILLSTNEGVVASVCVKTGEIVWRQVLEQKPRGDIKLLQVSGFSDDSSDTAAAPIGSNMGFDMLTVQGHAPALVRGWNTNMGALEWEWSTMPLNTERALDGLWFYSRSVLYHVVPTWKSHLEVTAYFASSGHSTGSTSKVMASWITPENCLLSGTYYICVDGKQLISLDLVSKSGQAFRTALEAEPKSKLQPLAGLNGVLIADGKLISVNKDQAVCSGLQSSSYAVGTFNYRKILAYADVASGILKINAVYLDNCSPVAELEQGVPFPEHFGTPSLNSFDCKLKRNGEGKGCLFLFSTSAESILAVQGGRIRWSREEALANVIDTQFVDLPLADTEGTLENEMKGKAVDFTSFERDIVSAFLRRITTQAVQIRSLFLHVIGLGPPPTATQRAGLVRDSFGLHKMLVVLTRSGKIFGIDNISGKHHWQLYLPNVKGFDNAEQMRLIIQRSAKHFPLQPLCTILAQDAANGNGVLYRFNPITGQASEGGLLQLDYKVKQLSLLGETENDFVKGILLLDASNKVHVYPQHATSLADGLYLYTADVKTSELTGYFVKYAGGQLSSTHIWNVRLGGHNSEQQIIGVAGKNPIEHVHSQGRVLGDRSVLYKYINPNLVAFVTQAPDATHKSILNLYLVDVVSGSVIFTMTHRKVRAPLSIVHSENWLAYSYFNEKVRRTEITTIELYEGKSQANSSVWSSLQAPPMPLVERQSYIIPTIVEALRETITERGITNKHVLIGTSSGSIVEMPWHLLDPRRPIASTTQGREEGAIPYIPELPLPTESHINYNQTIARLRNIYTAPSGLESTCLVVATGLDLFVTRVAPSKTFDLLKEDFDYILISIVLVALTSGSLIVKHLASRKLLKQAWK; this is encoded by the exons ATGCAGGCGAAGGGAATGCTGGCCGGTCTTTCGGCGCTTCTGCTCTTGAGCACCTGCTCGGCGCTGTACGAAGACCAGATCAAAAAGTTCGACTG GCGAGGCGTGAATGTGGGTGCCTTGCGGCAGTCCCGCGTGGACCTGAACCACTTTCAACCGCGAATTCTGCTGAGCACGAACGAGGGTGTCGTGGCCAGTGTCTGCGTAAAGACCGGCGAAATTGTGTGGCGCCAGGTGCTGGAGCAGAAACCGCGGGGCGATATCAAGCTTCTGCAGGTGAGCGGCTTCTCGGACGACAGCAGTGACACGGCCGCCGCTCCCATTGGCAGCAACATGGGTTTCGATATGCTCACCGTTCAGGGACATGCACCGGCTCTGGTGCGCGGCTGGAACACCAACATGGGCGCTCTCGAGTGGGAGTGGTCCACCATGCCGCTGAACACGGAGCGGGCCCTGGATGGCCTGTGGTTCTACAGCAGATCAGTGCTATACCACGTAGTGCCCACCTGGAAAAGCCACTTGGAAGTTACTGCCTATTTTGCCAGCTCTGGCCACAGCACTGGAAGTACCAGCAAAGTAATGGCCTCGTGGATCACGCCGGAGAATTGCTTACTCAGCGGCACGTACTACATCTGCGTGGATGGCAAGCAGTTGATCAGCCTGGATCTGGTGTCCAAGAGTGGCCAGGCGTTCCGGACAGCGCTCGAAGCAGAGCCCAAGAGCAAACTCCAACCCTTGGCG GGTCTCAATGGTGTGCTCATCGCGGATGGAAAACTCATAAGTGTGAACAAGGACCAAGCCGTCTGCAGTGGACTGCAGAGCTCCAGCTATGCAGTGGGCACCTTTAACTATCGTAAAATTCTGGCCTATGCGGATGTCGCTTCTGGA ATTCTCAAGATCAATGCCGTTTATCTGGATAACTGCTCGCCGGTAGCCGAGCTTGAGCAGGGTGTGCCCTTCCCCGAACACTTTGGCACACCATCGCTGAATAGCTTCGACTGCAAGCTGAAGCGCAATGGAGAGGGCAAGGGCTGCCTGTTCCTGTTCAGTACAAGTGCCGAGTCTATTCTGGCCGTGCAGGGGGGACGCATCCGTTGGTCGCGCGAGGAGGCTCTAGCTAACGTAATCGATACGCAGTTTGTAGATCTGCCGCTGGCCGATACCGAGGGTACACTGGAGAATGAGATGAAAGGCAAGGCCG TGGATTTCACAAGTTTCGAGA GAGATATTGTCAGCGCATTTTTGCGACGCATCACCACTCAAGCGGTTCAAATCCGAAGCCTGTTCCTTCATGTCATCGGTCTTGGTCCGCCGCCAACGGCTACTCAGCGAGCTGGCCTGGTTCGTGATTCCTTTGGCCTCCACAAAATGCTGGTTGTGCTGACACGTTCTGGAAAGATTTTTGGCATTGACAACATCTCTGGCAAGCACCATTGGCAGCTGTATTTACCCAATGTAAAAGGCTTTGACAATGCCGAGCAGATGCGTCTGATTATCCAGCGATCCGCCAAGCACTTTCCTCTCCAGCCACTCTGCACCATTTTGGCCCAGGATGCT gCAAATGGCAACGGCGTGCTCTACCGCTTCAATCCCATCACAGGCCAAGCCTCAGAGGGCGGCCTCCTGCAGCTGGACTACAAAGTTAAGCAGCTGTCTCTGCTGGGCGAGACTGAAAATGATTTTGTCAAGGGAATTCTCTTATTGGATGCCTCCAACAAGGTTCATGTATATCCCCAGCATGCTACGTCATTG GCCGATGGTTTGTATCTCTACACAGCCGATGTGAAAACCTCCGAGTTGACGGGATACTTTGTGAAATATGCGGGCGGG CAATTGTCGAGCACGCACATTTGGAACGTCCGTCTGGGTGGCCACAATTCTGAGCAGCAAATTATCGGCGTCGCCGGAAAGAATCCCATCGAGCATGTCCACTCGCAGGGCCGTGTGCTGGGCGATCGTTCGGTGCTGTACAAGTACATTAACCCAAATTTAGTGGCTTTCGTTACACAGGCGCCGGATGCCACCCACAAGT CTATTCTCAATTTGTATCTGGTGGATGTGGTCTCTGGTTCTGTCATTTTCACAATGACACATCGCAAGGTGCGGGCTCCATTGAGTATTGTCCACTCGGAAAATTGGTTGGCTTACTCCTATTTCAACGAAAAAGTACGACGCACAGAGATTA ccACCATTGAGCTGTACGAGGGCAAGTCCCAGGCCAATAGCAGTGTTTGGAGCTCCTTGCAGGCGCCACCAATGCCGCTTGTTGAGCGTCAGTCTTACATCATCCCAACCATAGTCGAGGCTCTGAGGGAGACGATCACGGAGCGCGGTATTACCAATAAGCATGTGCTGA TTGGCACCTCCAGTGGTTCCATTGTGGAAATGCCGTGGCATTTGCTGGACCCCCGCCGTCCCATTGCCTCCACCACGCAGGGCCGAGAGGAGGGAGCCATTCCCTACATACCCGAGTTGCCTTTGCCAACGGAGAGCCATATAAATTACAACCAGACGATCGCCCGCCTGCGTAATATTTACACAGCGCCCAGCGGTCTGGAGAGTACCTGTCTAGTCGTTGCCACGGGCTTGG ATTTGTTCGTTACGCGCGTGGCGCCATCAAAGACGTTCGATTTGTTGAAGGAAGACTTTGACTACATATTAATTTCCATAGTGCTAGTCGCGCTCACATCGGGCTCGTTGATTGTTAAGCATTTAGCGTCGCGTAAATTGCTTAAACAGGCGTGGAAGTAG
- the EMC1 gene encoding ER membrane protein complex subunit 1 isoform X2 has product MQAKGMLAGLSALLLLSTCSALYEDQIKKFDWRGVNVGALRQSRVDLNHFQPRILLSTNEGVVASVCVKTGEIVWRQVLEQKPRGDIKLLQVSGFSDDSSDTAAAPIGSNMGFDMLTVQGHAPALVRGWNTNMGALEWEWSTMPLNTERALDGLWFYSRSVLYHVVPTWKSHLEVTAYFASSGHSTGSTSKVMASWITPENCLLSGTYYICVDGKQLISLDLVSKSGQAFRTALEAEPKSKLQPLAGLNGVLIADGKLISVNKDQAVCSGLQSSSYAVGTFNYRKILAYADVASGILKINAVYLDNCSPVAELEQGVPFPEHFGTPSLNSFDCKLKRNGEGKGCLFLFSTSAESILAVQGGRIRWSREEALANVIDTQFVDLPLADTEGTLENEMKGKAGDIVSAFLRRITTQAVQIRSLFLHVIGLGPPPTATQRAGLVRDSFGLHKMLVVLTRSGKIFGIDNISGKHHWQLYLPNVKGFDNAEQMRLIIQRSAKHFPLQPLCTILAQDAANGNGVLYRFNPITGQASEGGLLQLDYKVKQLSLLGETENDFVKGILLLDASNKVHVYPQHATSLADGLYLYTADVKTSELTGYFVKYAGGQLSSTHIWNVRLGGHNSEQQIIGVAGKNPIEHVHSQGRVLGDRSVLYKYINPNLVAFVTQAPDATHKSILNLYLVDVVSGSVIFTMTHRKVRAPLSIVHSENWLAYSYFNEKVRRTEITTIELYEGKSQANSSVWSSLQAPPMPLVERQSYIIPTIVEALRETITERGITNKHVLIGTSSGSIVEMPWHLLDPRRPIASTTQGREEGAIPYIPELPLPTESHINYNQTIARLRNIYTAPSGLESTCLVVATGLDLFVTRVAPSKTFDLLKEDFDYILISIVLVALTSGSLIVKHLASRKLLKQAWK; this is encoded by the exons ATGCAGGCGAAGGGAATGCTGGCCGGTCTTTCGGCGCTTCTGCTCTTGAGCACCTGCTCGGCGCTGTACGAAGACCAGATCAAAAAGTTCGACTG GCGAGGCGTGAATGTGGGTGCCTTGCGGCAGTCCCGCGTGGACCTGAACCACTTTCAACCGCGAATTCTGCTGAGCACGAACGAGGGTGTCGTGGCCAGTGTCTGCGTAAAGACCGGCGAAATTGTGTGGCGCCAGGTGCTGGAGCAGAAACCGCGGGGCGATATCAAGCTTCTGCAGGTGAGCGGCTTCTCGGACGACAGCAGTGACACGGCCGCCGCTCCCATTGGCAGCAACATGGGTTTCGATATGCTCACCGTTCAGGGACATGCACCGGCTCTGGTGCGCGGCTGGAACACCAACATGGGCGCTCTCGAGTGGGAGTGGTCCACCATGCCGCTGAACACGGAGCGGGCCCTGGATGGCCTGTGGTTCTACAGCAGATCAGTGCTATACCACGTAGTGCCCACCTGGAAAAGCCACTTGGAAGTTACTGCCTATTTTGCCAGCTCTGGCCACAGCACTGGAAGTACCAGCAAAGTAATGGCCTCGTGGATCACGCCGGAGAATTGCTTACTCAGCGGCACGTACTACATCTGCGTGGATGGCAAGCAGTTGATCAGCCTGGATCTGGTGTCCAAGAGTGGCCAGGCGTTCCGGACAGCGCTCGAAGCAGAGCCCAAGAGCAAACTCCAACCCTTGGCG GGTCTCAATGGTGTGCTCATCGCGGATGGAAAACTCATAAGTGTGAACAAGGACCAAGCCGTCTGCAGTGGACTGCAGAGCTCCAGCTATGCAGTGGGCACCTTTAACTATCGTAAAATTCTGGCCTATGCGGATGTCGCTTCTGGA ATTCTCAAGATCAATGCCGTTTATCTGGATAACTGCTCGCCGGTAGCCGAGCTTGAGCAGGGTGTGCCCTTCCCCGAACACTTTGGCACACCATCGCTGAATAGCTTCGACTGCAAGCTGAAGCGCAATGGAGAGGGCAAGGGCTGCCTGTTCCTGTTCAGTACAAGTGCCGAGTCTATTCTGGCCGTGCAGGGGGGACGCATCCGTTGGTCGCGCGAGGAGGCTCTAGCTAACGTAATCGATACGCAGTTTGTAGATCTGCCGCTGGCCGATACCGAGGGTACACTGGAGAATGAGATGAAAGGCAAGGCCG GAGATATTGTCAGCGCATTTTTGCGACGCATCACCACTCAAGCGGTTCAAATCCGAAGCCTGTTCCTTCATGTCATCGGTCTTGGTCCGCCGCCAACGGCTACTCAGCGAGCTGGCCTGGTTCGTGATTCCTTTGGCCTCCACAAAATGCTGGTTGTGCTGACACGTTCTGGAAAGATTTTTGGCATTGACAACATCTCTGGCAAGCACCATTGGCAGCTGTATTTACCCAATGTAAAAGGCTTTGACAATGCCGAGCAGATGCGTCTGATTATCCAGCGATCCGCCAAGCACTTTCCTCTCCAGCCACTCTGCACCATTTTGGCCCAGGATGCT gCAAATGGCAACGGCGTGCTCTACCGCTTCAATCCCATCACAGGCCAAGCCTCAGAGGGCGGCCTCCTGCAGCTGGACTACAAAGTTAAGCAGCTGTCTCTGCTGGGCGAGACTGAAAATGATTTTGTCAAGGGAATTCTCTTATTGGATGCCTCCAACAAGGTTCATGTATATCCCCAGCATGCTACGTCATTG GCCGATGGTTTGTATCTCTACACAGCCGATGTGAAAACCTCCGAGTTGACGGGATACTTTGTGAAATATGCGGGCGGG CAATTGTCGAGCACGCACATTTGGAACGTCCGTCTGGGTGGCCACAATTCTGAGCAGCAAATTATCGGCGTCGCCGGAAAGAATCCCATCGAGCATGTCCACTCGCAGGGCCGTGTGCTGGGCGATCGTTCGGTGCTGTACAAGTACATTAACCCAAATTTAGTGGCTTTCGTTACACAGGCGCCGGATGCCACCCACAAGT CTATTCTCAATTTGTATCTGGTGGATGTGGTCTCTGGTTCTGTCATTTTCACAATGACACATCGCAAGGTGCGGGCTCCATTGAGTATTGTCCACTCGGAAAATTGGTTGGCTTACTCCTATTTCAACGAAAAAGTACGACGCACAGAGATTA ccACCATTGAGCTGTACGAGGGCAAGTCCCAGGCCAATAGCAGTGTTTGGAGCTCCTTGCAGGCGCCACCAATGCCGCTTGTTGAGCGTCAGTCTTACATCATCCCAACCATAGTCGAGGCTCTGAGGGAGACGATCACGGAGCGCGGTATTACCAATAAGCATGTGCTGA TTGGCACCTCCAGTGGTTCCATTGTGGAAATGCCGTGGCATTTGCTGGACCCCCGCCGTCCCATTGCCTCCACCACGCAGGGCCGAGAGGAGGGAGCCATTCCCTACATACCCGAGTTGCCTTTGCCAACGGAGAGCCATATAAATTACAACCAGACGATCGCCCGCCTGCGTAATATTTACACAGCGCCCAGCGGTCTGGAGAGTACCTGTCTAGTCGTTGCCACGGGCTTGG ATTTGTTCGTTACGCGCGTGGCGCCATCAAAGACGTTCGATTTGTTGAAGGAAGACTTTGACTACATATTAATTTCCATAGTGCTAGTCGCGCTCACATCGGGCTCGTTGATTGTTAAGCATTTAGCGTCGCGTAAATTGCTTAAACAGGCGTGGAAGTAG
- the koko gene encoding cyclin-Q, with product MKNVLDVMSLQQHVDSNKGLKPIDYRKLNKPGLVPLYIFECAAKLKMKPLTAACAAIVYHRFFREVKSSDYDEFLIAASSLYLAGKIKDDDSVKIRDVINVAYCTLNRGNDPLDLNDEYWSMRDAIVQAELLITRTLGFDLNIDLAHKYLLYYMKTLQDWVGAEVWNSVPIAKAAASYLQDFHHSANILKYKPTHVAIGCLSLALQTYGVQVPLTDESDESAMWYKPLVKDFSREHQWEIIESVIEVYKHEAFLKAT from the exons ATGAAGAACGTTTTGGATGTCATGTCGTTGCAGCAGCACGTGGATTCGAACAAGGGCTTGAAGCCCATCGACTATAG GAAGCTGAACAAACCCGGACTGGTGCCCCTGTACATTTTCGAGTGCGCCGCCAAGCTGAAGATGAAGCCCCTGACGGCTGCCTGTGCGGCCATTGTGTACCACCGCTTCTTCCGGGAGGTCAAGTCCAGCGACTACGATGAGTTC CTCATTGCCGCGTCCTCACTGTACCTGGCTGGCAAGATCAAAGACGACGACAGTGTGAAGATTCGCGATGTGATCAACGTGGCATATTGCACCCTCAACAGGGGCAACGATCCGCTGGATCTCAACGACGAGTACTGGTCCATGCGCGATGCCATTGTGCAGGCGGAGCTGCTCATCACACGCACCCTGGGCTTCGATCTCAACATCGACCTGGCACACAAG TACTTACTCTACTACATGAAGACCCTACAAGACTGGGTGGGCGCCGAGGTGTGGAACTCGGTGCCCATTGCCAAGGCTGCAGCCTCCTACCTGCAAGACTTCCACCACAGCGCCAACATCCTCAAGTACAAGCCCACCCATGTGGCCATCGGCTGTCTATCGCTGGCCCTGCAGACATACGGTGTTCAGGTGCCCCTCACGGACGAGTCCGATGAGTCGGCCATGTGGTACAAGCCACTGGTCAAGGACTTTTCCCGCGAGCACCAGTGGGAGATCATCGAGAGCGTGATCGAAGTGTACAAGCATGAGGCTTTCCTGAAAGCCACCTAA
- the LOC108074086 gene encoding uncharacterized protein isoform X1, producing the protein MRKTWVKRENIYYKPFYKQKSKVFLLLIFLVGISFIAYQAFSLNQLPGVPTPWNLQQIKRKHQQMRQSLGSKQRDVDDFDGGGGGAMAPAAPAGAGTAAGAGNEDPIKIIRGTRLFDYDAYKPNFKGKFRCLDGTKEIPFDHLNDNYCDCEGDGSDEPSTNACSVGRFYCRYQKRHITGRGLDVYVASSRINDHVCDCCDGSDEWTTAVKCSNNCA; encoded by the exons ATGCGAAAGACATGGGTGAAGCGAGAAAACATTTACTACAAGCCCTTCTACAAGCAGAAGTCCAAGGTGTTCCTGCTGCTCATCTTCCTGGTCGGAATATCCTTCATCGCCTATCAG GCCTTCTCGCTGAATCAGCTGCCGGGAGTGCCTACACCTTGGAACCTGCAACAGATCAAGCGGAAGCACCAGCAGATGAGGCAGTCGCTGGGCAGCAAGCAGCGCGACGTCGACGACTTTGATGGGGGTGGAGGCGGAGCCATGGCTCCAGCTGCTCCCGCGGGTGCTGGCACAGCAGCTGGAGCCGGGAACGAGGATCCCATCAAGATCATTCG GGGCACCCGCCTCTTTGACTACGATGCCTACAAGCCCAacttcaagggcaaattccgGTGTTTGGATGGCACGAAGGAGATCCCCTTCGATCATCTCAACGACAACTACTGCGATTGTGAGGGCGACGGCAGCGATGAGCCCAGCACGAACGCCTGCTCCGTGGGTCGGTTCTACTGCCGCTACCAGAAGCGTCACATTACGGGTCGGGGCCTGGATGTTTACGTGGCCAGCAGCCGGATAAATGACCACGTGTGCGACTGCTGCGACGGCAGCGACGAGTGGACGACGGCGGTCAAGTGCTCCAACAACTGTGCGTAG
- the LOC108074086 gene encoding uncharacterized protein isoform X2 has translation MRKTWVKRENIYYKPFYKQKSKVFLLLIFLVGISFIAYQLPGVPTPWNLQQIKRKHQQMRQSLGSKQRDVDDFDGGGGGAMAPAAPAGAGTAAGAGNEDPIKIIRGTRLFDYDAYKPNFKGKFRCLDGTKEIPFDHLNDNYCDCEGDGSDEPSTNACSVGRFYCRYQKRHITGRGLDVYVASSRINDHVCDCCDGSDEWTTAVKCSNNCA, from the exons ATGCGAAAGACATGGGTGAAGCGAGAAAACATTTACTACAAGCCCTTCTACAAGCAGAAGTCCAAGGTGTTCCTGCTGCTCATCTTCCTGGTCGGAATATCCTTCATCGCCTATCAG CTGCCGGGAGTGCCTACACCTTGGAACCTGCAACAGATCAAGCGGAAGCACCAGCAGATGAGGCAGTCGCTGGGCAGCAAGCAGCGCGACGTCGACGACTTTGATGGGGGTGGAGGCGGAGCCATGGCTCCAGCTGCTCCCGCGGGTGCTGGCACAGCAGCTGGAGCCGGGAACGAGGATCCCATCAAGATCATTCG GGGCACCCGCCTCTTTGACTACGATGCCTACAAGCCCAacttcaagggcaaattccgGTGTTTGGATGGCACGAAGGAGATCCCCTTCGATCATCTCAACGACAACTACTGCGATTGTGAGGGCGACGGCAGCGATGAGCCCAGCACGAACGCCTGCTCCGTGGGTCGGTTCTACTGCCGCTACCAGAAGCGTCACATTACGGGTCGGGGCCTGGATGTTTACGTGGCCAGCAGCCGGATAAATGACCACGTGTGCGACTGCTGCGACGGCAGCGACGAGTGGACGACGGCGGTCAAGTGCTCCAACAACTGTGCGTAG
- the LOC108074082 gene encoding LOW QUALITY PROTEIN: mitochondrial protein C2orf69 (The sequence of the model RefSeq protein was modified relative to this genomic sequence to represent the inferred CDS: substituted 1 base at 1 genomic stop codon), which produces MLGGGSGERLCTPSTSAGPFRIFSVAGFQNRANDIVYCPPIVRQQQSQHVPEDSTAIIYFGGDVQDFPESMETNRDSRGYMKYNLENSAILLREAFPRSHIIVIRPVRMEFKTFSCFDNFVRGNNAGVPDHTPMNHALQHLEKLLQNLSQRLISIPENEILDQAAQAAAAAAAVAAAAAAAALTLSNATVTSESNSQSAPSSNDSSQDMDIDILQVQENVTVDADGAVIFPIVGSEAAETVNNVTGNNGNIGSSNEASANNHQEEQANNQIQQQTQQAAAIKLTSATNNVEHYNNDCATRQVPAANASATSAAATATTAATPSDSNPLWWRENLNLDKSKLVLIGFSKGCVVLNQFIYEFHYLKTLTPDDSSMCRLLSRISDMYWLDGGHGGQKNTWITSRSLLETLTRMGMNIHVHLTPYQVQDDRRPWIRKEEKLFTEMLRRLNAPITRHLHYDNQPANLMTHFEVLQAFCQHVHALNQQQQQLQQQQQQQGVGISDQSAVATNNGGSNNSLLESGEEAKXQLQLHPHHHHHRRRLHAMRKGTAALKRQQVAQLRQHHQQLLAAAPELALASSSRLAAALISSAVALSSASSSAAAGSIVNNHHHSHMQQQQEQLPQPPQSRHHQHHQHSHRHHHHHHSHHHSHHHSHHHSHHQCRSKRKLQKLYYTLCR; this is translated from the exons ATGcttggcggcggcagcggggAGCGTTTGTGCACGCCAAGCACTTCGGCCGGCCCATTCCGCATCTTCTCTGTGGCCGGATTCCAAAACAGGGCCAATGACATTGTCTACTGCCCGCCAATTGTGCGACAGCAACAGTCGCAGCACGTGCCGGAGGACTCCACGGCCATTATATACTTTGGCGGCGACGTTCAGGATTTTCCTGAGAGCATGGAGACGAATCGCGACAGCAGGGGCTACATGAAGTACAATCTCGAGAATTCGGCCATTCTGCTGCGCGAGGCCTTCCCCAGGTCCCACATCATCGTCATCCGGCCAGTGCG CATGGAGTTCAAGACATTTAGCTGCTTTGATAATTTTGTGAGAGGCAACAATGCTGGGGTCCCAGATCATACACCCATGAACCATGCCCTCCAACATCTGGAAAA ATTATTGCAGAACTTATCGCAGCGCTTGATCTCCATACCCGAGAACGAGATCCTTGATCAGGCCGCCCAGGCGGCggctgcagcggcggcagtggcagctgctgctgcggccgcTGCTCTAACGCTATCCAATGCCACCGTCACCTCGGAGTCCAACTCGCAGTCGGCGCCCTCCTCCAACGACAGCAGCCAGGATATGGACATAGACATACTTCAGGTGCAGGAGAACGTTACCGTGGATGCGGACGGTGCTGTTATATTTCCCATTGTGGGCAGCGAGGCGGCGGAGACGGTCAATAATGTGACTGGAAATAATGGCAACATTGGCAGCAGCAACGAGGCCAGTGCGAACAACCATCAGGAGGAGCAGGCGAACAATCAGATCCAGCAGCAAACGCAACAGGCGGCGGCCATTAAGTTGACTTCTGCCACCAACAATGTGGAGCACTACAACAATGACTGTGCCACGAGGCAGGTTCCGGCAGCAAATGCAAGTGCTACATCAGCGGCGGCAACAGCAACGACGGCGGCAACCCCCAGCGACAGCAATCCCCTTTGGTGGCGGGAGAACCTCAACCTGGACAAGTCCAAGCTGGTGCTGATTGGCTTCAGCAAGGGTTGCGTCGTGCTCAATCAA TTCATCTACGAGTTCCATTACTTGAAAACCCTCACGCCCGACGACAGCAGCATGTGCCGCTTGCTCTCACGCATTTCGGACATGTACTGGCTGGATGGCGGTCATGGAGGCCAGAAGAACACATGGATCACATCGCGTAGCTTGCTGGAGACGCTAACGCGCATGG GCATGAACATCCACGTCCACCTGACGCCCTACCAGGTGCAGGACGACCGCCGGCCCTGGATCCGCAAGGAGGAGAAGCTGTTCACTGAGATGCTAAGGAGGCTGAATGCGCCGATTACCCGGCACCTGCACTATGACAACCAACCGGCCAACCTTATGACCCACTTTGAGGTGCTGCAGGCCTTTTGTCAGCACGTCCATGCCctcaaccagcagcagcaacagctccagcaacagcagcagcagcagggagtGGGGATTAGCGATCAGTCGGCGGTGGCCACCAACAACGGCGGGAGCAACAACAGTCTACTGGAAAGCGGCGAGGAGGCAAAGTGACAGCTGCAACTGCATccgcaccaccaccaccacaggCGTCGTTTGCATGCAATGCGCAAGGGAACTGCCGCCCTGAAGCGCCAACAGGTGGCCCAGCTGCGacagcatcaccagcagctgctggccgCCGCACCGGAGCTGGCACTGGCCTCCTCATCGCGCCTGGCCGCGGCCCTGATCTCGTCGGCGGTGGCCCTGAGCAGCGCCTCCTCATCCGCCGCCGCCGGGAGCATTGTAAATAATCATCATCACAGCCATATGCAacaacagcaggagcagctgcctCAGCCACCGCAGTCACGCcatcatcagcatcaccagcacTCCCACAggcatcaccaccaccaccactcgCACCACCATTCGCATCACCATTCGCATCACCACTCGCACCATCAGTGTCGCTCGAAACGCAAACTGCAGAAATTGTATTATACGCTTTGCCGTTAG